A genome region from Methanococcoides burtonii DSM 6242 includes the following:
- a CDS encoding response regulator transcription factor, which produces MSVEETTKIIETLCEELASKNTLMLAPLNVFSERMIYFYTYSALKCNPERNIVWLCLKTSRKHVLEKFEEYGFKINDHIERMWFIDIEGPGKNDPNTFYCGSASDYIKIGSHASRIFDDKPGSIMVLDDLTVLSKDNLQVVENFIKFLERKVRDTQGSIISMLGKGILPPETEGLMRSFFDIIIDITEKGNFHTDIGMKSLDVHYTIVDGKIDLEYTQKKIDKERLKILVVDDEPDIPELIRLSLATEPYDFIVAYNGEDAVKKSIEELPDLILLDIMMPDMDGYEVVERLKEDPYARDIAVIMVSAKTEIEDKLKGMELGIDDYISKPFDKREINARIKMVMKRFGWEPELAEQN; this is translated from the coding sequence ATGTCTGTAGAAGAAACAACTAAGATCATAGAAACACTTTGTGAAGAACTGGCATCGAAGAACACACTGATGCTGGCGCCTTTGAATGTGTTTAGCGAGAGGATGATCTATTTCTACACGTATTCTGCACTGAAATGCAATCCAGAAAGGAACATTGTGTGGTTATGCCTGAAGACCTCAAGGAAACATGTGCTCGAAAAGTTCGAGGAGTACGGGTTCAAGATCAATGACCACATTGAGAGAATGTGGTTCATTGATATCGAAGGACCAGGCAAGAACGACCCAAATACCTTCTATTGTGGTTCTGCAAGCGATTACATCAAGATAGGGTCACACGCATCGAGGATATTCGATGATAAGCCGGGTTCCATCATGGTCCTTGATGACCTTACAGTACTCTCAAAGGATAACCTCCAGGTAGTTGAGAATTTCATCAAGTTCCTCGAGAGAAAAGTTCGTGATACCCAGGGAAGTATTATTTCAATGCTTGGCAAAGGCATACTTCCACCCGAGACAGAAGGACTCATGCGCTCGTTCTTCGATATTATAATAGATATTACGGAGAAAGGCAACTTCCACACTGATATTGGAATGAAAAGCCTTGATGTTCATTACACCATCGTGGACGGGAAGATAGATCTCGAATATACCCAGAAGAAGATAGATAAGGAAAGGCTCAAGATACTTGTAGTGGATGATGAGCCGGACATCCCTGAACTTATCAGGCTTTCACTTGCAACTGAACCTTACGATTTCATTGTGGCATACAATGGAGAGGATGCGGTCAAGAAATCCATTGAGGAGCTTCCAGACCTTATATTATTGGACATTATGATGCCGGACATGGACGGATATGAGGTTGTCGAAAGATTGAAAGAAGACCCATATGCAAGGGATATTGCGGTCATAATGGTATCTGCAAAGACCGAGATAGAGGACAAGCTTAAAGGAATGGAGCTTGGAATTGATGATTATATCTCAAAACCGTTTGACAAGAGGGAGATCAATGCCCGTATCAAGATGGTCATGAAAAGATTTGGCTGGGAACCGGAACTGGCCGAACAAAATTAA
- the alaS gene encoding alanine--tRNA ligase: MLEDEYQIDFFSDNGFVRKQCPTCGNFFWTRDIERSTCGDAPCDPYSFIGNPVFKKELELPDMREFYLNFFEEQGHTRIERYPVIARWRDDIYLTIASIADFQPFVTSGQVPPPANPLTISQPCIRLSDLDAVGKSGRHLTTFEMMAHHAFNTKNEEIYWKEHTLELCDGLLNSLGADPMAVTYKEEPWAGGGNAGACVEVLIGGLEVATLVFMNLKKDKNGDIDIKGDMYSKMENYIVDTGYGLERLVWASKGSPTIYDAIFPSIVNELMGLAGIEHELENNEYSHILSQNARLAGLMDISEKANLLELRKQVAASIGITADKLSSIMEPVENVYAIADHTRCLTFMIGDGIIPSNVKAGYLARLVIRRTLRMMKDLGIMIPISEIIQMHINNLPEYPEFQKRFDVIKDILEHEERKFAETLERGRRMMEKSARHYKESGEKMPLETIIDMYDSHGIPPEISKAVASDVGVEVDLPDNFYSLVADKHSQSEEKEEKVVPFADKIARLPKTKRLFYDEPNRMDFDAVVLEVFDNHIVLDNTLMYPEGGGQPADHGTLTVEDVVLKVVDTQMYDGVVVHTINEIEDELHIRKGDMVVGRVNEKRRMAHARHHTATHIINDAAREVLGSHIWQTGAQKFADRARLDISHYKRITQEEANQIEIIANHTVMKNKRIISDWMDRTEAEQKYGFRLYQGGVPPGKMIRVLQVGNDIEACAGTHCTNTGLVGPIKILKTERIQDGVERLEYAAGEAAIIAMQDIETLVRDSSETLRVSAEQLPSTIERFFDEWKELKKENNKLKEELAHSRVSQLVNDAEDVNGIRIITKAIPHADSEELTKTAGELTQESNVVAILISEMDGVKIVATAGDDAVKRGVNVGAIVKEMSTMVGGGGGGRPNMARGGGTDPSGMDNALSRSVELLKEQLN; the protein is encoded by the coding sequence ATGCTTGAAGATGAATATCAAATCGATTTTTTCTCTGATAACGGTTTTGTTAGAAAACAGTGCCCTACGTGTGGTAACTTCTTTTGGACACGAGACATAGAAAGGTCTACGTGCGGAGATGCGCCATGCGACCCTTATTCATTTATTGGAAATCCAGTGTTCAAAAAAGAGTTAGAGCTTCCAGACATGCGAGAGTTCTACCTGAACTTTTTTGAAGAGCAGGGCCATACCCGTATAGAAAGATACCCAGTCATCGCCAGATGGAGAGATGATATATACCTGACAATTGCGTCAATTGCTGATTTTCAGCCATTCGTTACATCAGGCCAGGTTCCCCCACCGGCAAACCCATTGACGATCTCCCAGCCATGCATAAGGCTTTCTGACCTTGATGCGGTTGGGAAGAGTGGAAGGCACCTTACAACTTTCGAGATGATGGCACACCATGCCTTCAACACGAAGAACGAGGAAATATACTGGAAAGAGCACACTCTTGAACTGTGCGATGGACTTCTCAATTCCCTTGGCGCAGACCCTATGGCTGTTACCTATAAGGAAGAACCATGGGCAGGCGGTGGAAATGCAGGAGCATGTGTTGAAGTACTCATTGGAGGACTTGAGGTCGCAACCCTTGTGTTCATGAATCTCAAGAAGGACAAAAATGGAGATATCGACATCAAAGGTGACATGTATTCCAAGATGGAAAATTACATCGTGGACACTGGGTACGGACTTGAAAGGTTAGTCTGGGCTTCAAAAGGTTCACCAACCATTTACGATGCAATTTTCCCCAGTATTGTGAACGAACTTATGGGACTGGCAGGTATCGAACACGAACTGGAGAACAATGAATATTCACATATCCTCTCACAGAATGCACGCCTTGCAGGACTTATGGACATAAGCGAGAAGGCAAACCTATTGGAACTGAGAAAACAGGTTGCGGCAAGCATTGGCATCACTGCGGACAAGCTCAGCTCCATCATGGAGCCTGTGGAAAATGTCTATGCCATAGCTGACCATACAAGATGTCTGACGTTCATGATCGGTGACGGCATCATACCATCCAATGTGAAAGCCGGATATCTGGCAAGACTTGTCATACGCAGAACTCTCAGAATGATGAAGGACCTTGGTATAATGATCCCTATTTCTGAGATAATACAGATGCACATCAACAACCTGCCCGAATATCCGGAATTCCAGAAAAGGTTCGATGTAATCAAGGATATCCTGGAACATGAGGAACGTAAGTTTGCAGAAACTCTCGAACGTGGAAGAAGAATGATGGAGAAATCCGCCAGACATTACAAAGAGAGCGGTGAGAAAATGCCACTGGAGACGATCATCGACATGTATGACAGCCATGGCATACCACCAGAGATATCGAAAGCAGTAGCATCTGATGTAGGTGTCGAAGTCGATCTGCCAGACAATTTCTATTCACTTGTTGCAGACAAACATAGCCAGTCCGAAGAGAAAGAAGAGAAAGTTGTGCCTTTTGCTGACAAGATCGCGAGGTTACCTAAGACAAAGAGGTTGTTCTACGATGAGCCTAACAGAATGGACTTCGATGCTGTTGTCCTTGAAGTGTTCGATAACCATATCGTCCTTGACAACACGCTCATGTATCCGGAAGGAGGAGGACAGCCTGCAGACCACGGAACCCTTACTGTCGAAGATGTTGTGCTGAAAGTTGTTGATACCCAGATGTATGATGGCGTAGTTGTACACACCATAAACGAGATAGAGGACGAACTGCACATACGAAAAGGCGATATGGTGGTCGGCAGAGTCAATGAAAAGCGCCGTATGGCACATGCAAGACATCACACTGCAACCCATATAATCAATGATGCTGCAAGAGAAGTTCTGGGTAGCCACATTTGGCAGACAGGTGCACAGAAGTTCGCAGACCGTGCACGTCTTGACATTTCACATTACAAACGTATCACCCAGGAAGAGGCAAACCAGATCGAGATTATTGCAAACCACACCGTTATGAAGAACAAGCGGATCATAAGCGACTGGATGGATAGGACAGAGGCCGAACAGAAATACGGTTTCCGACTGTATCAGGGAGGAGTTCCCCCGGGAAAGATGATACGTGTACTTCAGGTAGGAAACGATATCGAGGCATGTGCTGGTACACATTGTACGAACACTGGTCTGGTAGGTCCAATAAAGATACTGAAGACAGAGCGCATACAAGACGGTGTCGAACGCCTGGAATACGCAGCAGGAGAAGCAGCTATTATTGCCATGCAAGATATTGAAACCCTTGTGCGTGATTCATCTGAAACATTGCGCGTATCAGCAGAACAGCTTCCTTCGACCATCGAGAGATTCTTCGATGAATGGAAGGAACTTAAGAAAGAGAATAACAAACTCAAAGAAGAGCTTGCTCACTCAAGGGTCAGCCAGCTTGTCAACGACGCTGAAGATGTGAACGGAATTCGTATCATCACAAAAGCAATACCACATGCAGACAGTGAAGAGCTTACAAAGACAGCCGGAGAACTCACACAGGAAAGTAATGTTGTCGCGATCCTTATCAGTGAGATGGATGGCGTTAAGATCGTTGCAACTGCAGGAGATGATGCTGTGAAAAGGGGTGTTAACGTTGGTGCTATCGTCAAGGAGATGTCAACGATGGTCGGTGGAGGCGGCGGAGGCCGTCCTAACATGGCACGCGGTGGAGGAACAGATCCTTCAGGCATGGACAATGCATTATCACGCAGTGTCGAACTTTTGAAAGAACAGCTCAATTAA
- the surE gene encoding 5'/3'-nucleotidase SurE, protein MSKRILLTNDDGVYAAGIRAAYRSVSDLGDVTVSAPAQQQSGVGRSISIFEPLRITRTTIDGIEVHAIGGTPTDSVILGIFTIMKELPDLILSGFNIGENISTDTITTSGTIGAALEGASYGVPAIAASLQVTEEGLKFDDLRDFQHDFDVGIKFVNGVAKKVLKNGLPENVDLLNINIPHFVEEDSEVEITRLARKFFRTGVEERRDPRGRPYYWIAGDLIHTAEKGTDVNAIEKGHISVTPISLDATSPINFSEIEHLM, encoded by the coding sequence ATGTCAAAACGAATACTTCTTACCAATGATGATGGTGTGTATGCTGCCGGTATCAGAGCAGCTTACCGCAGCGTGTCCGACCTTGGTGATGTTACTGTCTCAGCACCAGCTCAGCAGCAAAGTGGTGTGGGTCGTTCCATATCCATATTCGAACCACTGCGTATTACTCGTACTACCATTGACGGTATTGAGGTACATGCGATCGGTGGGACTCCTACTGATTCTGTTATTCTGGGTATCTTTACTATCATGAAGGAATTGCCCGACCTGATCCTTTCTGGCTTCAATATAGGTGAGAACATCAGCACAGACACTATTACGACCTCCGGGACCATCGGAGCTGCACTGGAAGGTGCAAGTTATGGTGTTCCTGCCATTGCCGCATCCTTGCAGGTGACCGAAGAGGGATTGAAATTCGATGACCTCCGGGATTTCCAGCATGACTTCGATGTTGGTATCAAATTTGTGAACGGTGTTGCAAAAAAAGTCCTTAAAAACGGTCTGCCTGAAAATGTCGATCTTTTGAACATTAACATTCCTCATTTTGTAGAAGAGGACTCTGAAGTTGAAATAACAAGGCTTGCTCGCAAGTTCTTCCGTACGGGTGTGGAGGAACGCCGCGATCCAAGGGGAAGGCCATATTACTGGATAGCAGGTGACCTTATCCACACAGCCGAAAAAGGCACTGATGTCAATGCCATAGAAAAAGGTCACATCTCAGTGACACCTATATCACTGGATGCAACATCTCCCATCAACTTTTCAGAAATTGAACATCTGATGTGA
- a CDS encoding SulP family inorganic anion transporter, which yields MRTEQKVKNYFEESFLSDLKAGLITAVVALPLAIAFAIASGVEPVMGLYTAIIAGMLVSTFGGSRYSISGPTGAMTVIVLSTVNGYGVEGLLLAGVLAGVFQILFGIFRLGKVVKYIPLPVISGFTSGIGIIILIGQLSNVFGLVLPAREHVWETVYDVFTSIDAMNILALSMFAGTIILMLLLPKVLSNIKYLKNIPASIITLVLSVILTYHFDLKIPIVGEIPSIIPQIHMLDINIGLMYAVLPAAFTIALLGTIESLLCAVVCDAMTNTKHNSNKELIGQGIANVILPFFAGIPATAAIARSAVNIREGAKTRMSGVIHALVLLGILIFFGPIAQYIPKAYLAGILVLVSIKMVNVDEIRTTINISKMDTFVLLTTFALTVLTDLVFAIQAGMFLSIILLFIRLTNIIDVQSMEGYDPSEGINATILSDPYLKDNVAVYTINGPFFFGAMAVFENKVDEHIHMSKPHIIIRMRYVPFIDTTGIERLKSFITTRKGTGEKVYLTTVQPEVMRSINSDTVLSKLMQEKDVIVFKSTQEALGYLQEREGN from the coding sequence ATGAGAACAGAACAGAAAGTTAAGAACTATTTTGAAGAATCGTTTTTGAGCGACCTGAAAGCAGGTCTTATCACTGCAGTTGTGGCACTCCCACTTGCCATCGCTTTTGCAATCGCTTCCGGAGTTGAGCCGGTAATGGGGCTTTACACTGCCATTATTGCAGGAATGCTAGTATCCACTTTTGGCGGCTCCCGCTATTCAATATCCGGACCAACAGGTGCTATGACCGTTATTGTATTATCAACTGTCAATGGCTATGGTGTTGAAGGATTATTGTTAGCAGGGGTCTTAGCAGGTGTTTTCCAGATACTTTTCGGCATTTTTCGTTTGGGAAAAGTTGTAAAATATATCCCGCTGCCAGTCATATCAGGATTTACAAGCGGTATCGGAATAATAATATTGATCGGACAGCTATCCAATGTATTCGGATTGGTATTGCCTGCCCGTGAACATGTGTGGGAAACCGTTTATGATGTTTTCACAAGCATTGACGCGATGAATATTTTGGCATTAAGCATGTTTGCAGGTACAATAATACTCATGCTACTGTTGCCAAAAGTATTGTCTAACATAAAATATCTGAAAAATATCCCTGCCTCCATCATAACTTTAGTACTTTCAGTTATCCTCACATATCATTTCGATCTGAAGATACCTATAGTAGGAGAGATCCCAAGTATCATACCCCAGATCCACATGCTGGACATCAACATAGGACTCATGTATGCAGTCCTTCCAGCAGCATTTACCATAGCTCTTCTCGGAACCATAGAATCACTCCTTTGTGCTGTGGTCTGTGATGCAATGACGAACACCAAACACAACAGCAACAAGGAACTGATAGGCCAGGGAATTGCAAATGTTATCCTTCCGTTCTTTGCAGGCATTCCTGCAACAGCAGCGATCGCAAGAAGTGCGGTCAATATAAGAGAAGGTGCCAAGACCCGTATGTCAGGGGTCATTCATGCATTGGTACTACTGGGGATATTGATATTCTTCGGACCAATAGCACAGTACATTCCAAAAGCATATCTTGCAGGTATACTAGTACTTGTCTCGATCAAAATGGTCAATGTAGATGAGATCAGGACCACGATAAATATCAGCAAGATGGATACGTTCGTCCTATTGACGACATTTGCATTGACGGTGCTAACTGACCTTGTATTTGCCATTCAGGCAGGTATGTTCCTTTCAATCATACTACTGTTCATACGCCTGACCAACATAATCGATGTCCAGTCAATGGAGGGCTACGACCCTTCCGAAGGAATAAATGCTACGATACTTTCAGACCCTTACCTGAAAGATAATGTAGCGGTCTATACGATAAATGGTCCATTCTTCTTCGGTGCAATGGCCGTATTCGAGAACAAGGTCGATGAACACATACATATGAGCAAGCCCCATATAATAATAAGAATGCGTTATGTTCCTTTTATCGATACCACAGGTATAGAGAGGTTGAAAAGCTTCATCACTACCAGAAAAGGAACAGGTGAAAAAGTATATTTGACAACGGTACAGCCGGAGGTAATGAGATCGATCAACTCTGACACGGTCCTTAGCAAGTTAATGCAGGAAAAGGATGTCATAGTATTCAAAAGCACACAGGAAGCCCTTGGATATTTACAGGAAAGGGAGGGAAATTGA
- the moaA gene encoding GTP 3',8-cyclase MoaA produces MNPSSNSLTDRFGRTVTSLRISITNRCNLDCIYCHSEGDEGSRKEMSAKTISVIVSAAAKFGVNKVKFSGGEPLVRKDFEDILRKLPKLKDVSVTTNGVFLKERAFSLKEAGLDRVNVSLDTLDPEKYAYITHGSPETLHKVLEGIDAAISAGLTPVKLNMVLLKGINEDEIGDMLDLVRSKKDDLILQIIQVMDFKDGKQYDLDADKIEKKLEAHANNITIRNMHHRKKYIIDGAEVEFVRPIENTEFCANCNRLRITADGKLKPCLLVNNNLIDISEAEPDELPELLRRSVDRRVPFYRDMKDKTIIGETKNGSRT; encoded by the coding sequence ATGAATCCATCCAGTAATAGTTTGACAGACAGGTTCGGACGTACGGTTACAAGCCTTCGGATCTCAATTACGAACCGCTGCAACCTTGATTGCATCTATTGCCACAGCGAAGGTGATGAAGGAAGCAGGAAAGAAATGTCCGCAAAGACAATCTCTGTCATCGTCAGCGCTGCGGCAAAGTTCGGTGTCAACAAAGTCAAGTTCTCAGGTGGAGAACCCCTTGTCAGGAAAGATTTTGAGGACATACTCCGAAAACTTCCAAAACTAAAGGATGTTTCAGTTACAACGAACGGCGTATTTCTCAAAGAGCGCGCATTCAGTCTGAAAGAGGCCGGACTGGACCGCGTCAATGTTAGTCTTGATACCCTCGATCCAGAAAAGTATGCATATATAACTCATGGAAGCCCGGAAACCCTGCATAAGGTCCTTGAAGGAATAGATGCTGCCATAAGTGCCGGACTGACCCCTGTCAAACTGAACATGGTACTTCTAAAAGGTATCAATGAAGATGAGATCGGGGATATGCTGGACCTTGTCCGAAGTAAAAAAGACGATCTGATCCTACAGATAATCCAGGTGATGGATTTCAAGGATGGAAAACAATACGATCTTGATGCGGACAAGATAGAGAAAAAACTTGAAGCACATGCAAACAATATTACCATACGTAACATGCACCACCGTAAGAAATACATCATCGATGGTGCTGAGGTCGAGTTCGTAAGACCGATTGAAAATACGGAGTTCTGCGCCAACTGCAACAGGCTCAGGATAACCGCAGATGGAAAGCTTAAACCTTGCCTGCTGGTCAACAACAACCTCATAGACATCTCAGAAGCAGAACCTGATGAACTGCCGGAACTACTACGCAGATCTGTTGATCGCAGAGTACCATTCTACAGGGACATGAAAGATAAAACAATAATAGGGGAAACGAAAAATGGAAGTAGAACTTAA
- a CDS encoding cobyrinate a,c-diamide synthase — translation MKQSVLIAGTHSGVGKTTVAMGIMAALTKRNMKVQPYKVGPDYIDPTHHTAICGVSSRNLDTFMMGVDGVRRTVDNSYKDADISVIEGVMGLYDGMDSTEIASSAHVAKSLGIPVILVVNVHGMSRSAGAIVKGFTEFDKDVEIAGVILNRVGSPRHAKLIKDVLQDIPVVGTVPRNNDVKVPSRHLGLHMASEQDYDVDMLASFIEENVDIDTILSLAREPVKPKVEDERCVGNMSEVNIGVARDSAFCFYYEEMFDMFRKCGANIEFFSPLDGELPDVDGLYFGGGYPELHIAELERSSTTKKLKDLSADGMPIYGECGGLQYLCSSYEIEDVVYKMADLFSAETVQTKRLQALGYTEGVAKGKFIKGPVRGHEFHYSLTECDSDSRLAYEMSRGKGIMNGKDGITEHNSLASYMHAHPGSFPVDSFVEQCRQYKKR, via the coding sequence ATGAAACAATCAGTCCTAATTGCAGGAACGCATAGCGGTGTCGGTAAAACGACTGTTGCTATGGGAATTATGGCAGCTCTTACCAAAAGGAACATGAAAGTACAGCCTTATAAGGTTGGTCCGGATTATATTGACCCCACTCATCATACAGCTATCTGCGGGGTGTCCTCAAGGAACCTTGACACTTTCATGATGGGTGTGGATGGCGTTCGCAGAACTGTGGATAACAGTTACAAGGATGCTGATATCTCTGTTATAGAAGGGGTTATGGGTCTTTATGATGGTATGGATTCAACGGAGATCGCCAGCTCGGCACATGTTGCAAAGTCACTTGGTATACCTGTCATACTGGTAGTGAACGTACATGGTATGTCCAGAAGTGCCGGTGCTATTGTTAAAGGTTTTACTGAATTCGACAAGGACGTTGAAATTGCAGGTGTTATCCTTAACAGGGTGGGAAGTCCACGCCATGCAAAGCTGATCAAGGATGTCCTTCAGGATATTCCGGTCGTTGGTACTGTTCCGAGGAACAATGATGTGAAAGTACCTTCAAGGCATCTTGGTCTGCATATGGCATCTGAGCAGGATTATGATGTAGATATGCTTGCAAGTTTCATTGAGGAAAATGTCGATATCGACACAATCCTATCTCTTGCACGCGAACCTGTTAAGCCTAAAGTTGAAGATGAAAGGTGTGTCGGAAATATGTCCGAGGTAAACATAGGTGTTGCCAGGGACAGTGCATTCTGTTTCTATTATGAGGAAATGTTCGATATGTTCAGGAAATGTGGTGCGAATATTGAGTTCTTCAGTCCTCTGGACGGTGAACTTCCTGATGTGGATGGCCTGTATTTCGGTGGAGGTTATCCGGAACTCCATATCGCAGAACTTGAACGGTCAAGCACGACAAAGAAGCTCAAAGACCTTTCTGCTGATGGTATGCCCATCTATGGTGAGTGTGGAGGGTTGCAGTATCTGTGCAGTTCCTATGAGATAGAGGATGTCGTGTACAAGATGGCAGATCTCTTCTCTGCAGAAACAGTGCAGACAAAAAGGCTTCAAGCACTTGGATACACTGAGGGTGTAGCAAAAGGCAAGTTCATAAAAGGACCTGTCAGAGGCCATGAATTCCATTATTCTCTGACGGAATGTGATAGTGATTCAAGGCTTGCTTACGAAATGTCCCGTGGTAAAGGCATCATGAACGGAAAGGATGGTATCACGGAGCATAATTCCCTTGCAAGCTATATGCATGCGCACCCTGGCTCGTTCCCTGTAGACAGTTTTGTGGAACAATGTCGCCAGTACAAAAAGAGATAA
- the priL gene encoding DNA primase regulatory subunit PriL has protein sequence MDNRHLALYPFVTEASEYVGSLGFSPDKLLSSRALESARIRGRERVIQALEGEIEKPSPSSSEEGKILTELLSYPFSRILVSCIDDPFLTRKYALAEAKAAYHLLKTQQPEFLQDLATDFRINAEIYENPETHDIFFDLHFTDYIKLASPLKDLNWKLVNRKMKKGYVKISKEELARLLQEAIRLRIQNSLPVTVPKEICEACIPHTDTISEELEKKKTEFGVGEFQRVESDLFPPCITQAIANVRAGVNLAHSMRFAMTSFLINIGMSVDEVVAMFNISPDFDEEKTRYQIEHIAGTSSGTTYKPPSCNTMRTYGNCSAPDELCKGVKHPLGYYSRRVWVKNRMQNDNEKGHEEKKEGETPPQ, from the coding sequence ATGGATAACAGACATCTCGCCTTATACCCCTTTGTTACCGAGGCATCCGAATATGTCGGCAGCCTCGGATTTTCACCGGACAAGCTATTATCTTCGCGTGCACTGGAATCCGCACGTATAAGGGGAAGAGAGCGCGTAATACAAGCGCTTGAAGGCGAGATAGAAAAACCATCCCCATCCAGTTCAGAAGAAGGAAAGATACTTACTGAATTGCTGTCCTACCCTTTTTCCAGGATACTCGTATCCTGCATAGATGACCCTTTTTTAACCCGAAAATATGCACTCGCTGAAGCCAAGGCTGCATACCATTTATTGAAAACACAACAACCTGAGTTCCTACAGGACCTGGCCACTGATTTCAGGATCAATGCGGAGATCTACGAGAATCCGGAAACCCATGACATATTTTTCGACCTGCATTTTACGGATTATATCAAACTTGCAAGTCCTTTGAAGGACCTTAACTGGAAACTGGTAAACCGGAAGATGAAGAAGGGTTACGTAAAGATAAGCAAGGAAGAGCTTGCCCGTCTGCTCCAGGAGGCAATACGCCTGCGGATACAGAACTCACTCCCAGTAACCGTTCCGAAAGAGATATGTGAAGCCTGCATCCCGCATACGGATACAATCAGTGAAGAACTGGAAAAGAAGAAGACCGAATTCGGAGTAGGAGAGTTCCAGAGAGTCGAAAGTGACCTGTTCCCACCATGTATCACGCAAGCGATCGCAAATGTACGTGCAGGAGTTAACCTTGCACATTCGATGAGATTTGCAATGACCTCGTTCTTAATAAATATCGGGATGTCCGTTGATGAAGTGGTAGCAATGTTCAACATCTCCCCGGATTTTGACGAGGAAAAAACACGCTACCAGATAGAACACATCGCTGGAACTTCATCCGGCACAACATATAAACCGCCATCCTGCAACACGATGAGAACCTATGGCAACTGTTCAGCTCCGGATGAGTTATGCAAAGGAGTTAAGCATCCTTTAGGATATTATAGCAGAAGAGTGTGGGTCAAGAACAGGATGCAAAACGATAACGAAAAAGGGCATGAAGAGAAAAAGGAAGGAGAAACTCCCCCTCAGTAA
- a CDS encoding DNA polymerase sliding clamp produces MFKATIDAYLLKDSIETLSVLVDEARFRISPEGVVVRAVDPANVAMVSFDLTPEAFDDFEANDCELGLDLSRINDILGVADRDDKVQMELDEESKKLKIQIGGFSYTISLLDPSTIRAEPRIPQLELPAEIVLNGKDLQKAVKAAEKISDHMLLGVEGESFFMEAEGDTDRVKLTMTRDQLIDIKPSQVRSLFSLDYLSDIIKPASKSNEISLHLGNDFPIKINFSIANGKGTIGYLLAPRIESD; encoded by the coding sequence ATGTTCAAGGCGACAATTGATGCATATCTTCTAAAGGATTCGATCGAAACACTTTCTGTGCTCGTGGACGAAGCAAGGTTCAGGATTTCACCAGAAGGAGTTGTTGTAAGGGCGGTTGACCCTGCAAACGTTGCAATGGTAAGTTTTGACCTTACCCCAGAGGCATTCGATGACTTTGAAGCAAATGACTGTGAATTAGGATTGGACCTTTCAAGGATCAATGATATACTGGGAGTTGCAGACAGGGACGATAAGGTCCAGATGGAACTCGATGAGGAATCAAAGAAACTGAAGATCCAGATAGGCGGTTTTTCATATACAATTTCACTGCTTGACCCATCTACGATCCGTGCAGAACCTAGAATTCCACAGCTTGAACTGCCAGCAGAAATAGTCCTTAACGGAAAGGACCTACAAAAAGCTGTTAAAGCTGCTGAGAAAATAAGTGACCATATGTTACTTGGTGTTGAAGGAGAATCCTTCTTCATGGAAGCAGAGGGTGACACCGACCGTGTGAAGCTCACCATGACACGTGACCAGCTTATTGACATCAAGCCATCTCAAGTGCGTTCACTGTTCTCGCTTGACTACCTGTCAGACATTATAAAACCTGCTTCAAAATCCAACGAGATCTCACTTCACCTAGGCAACGATTTTCCTATAAAGATCAATTTCAGTATTGCCAACGGAAAAGGCACCATTGGATATCTGCTTGCACCAAGAATTGAATCAGACTAA
- a CDS encoding transcription factor S yields the protein MEFCPKCKSMMHPIEGTLKCRKCGYEKVKDAAPDLLSTSSREEREVTVLEGDTDIGLPTTTARCEECGNNTAYWWLRQLRSADESETRFFKCIKCSYTWREYD from the coding sequence ATGGAATTCTGTCCAAAATGTAAAAGTATGATGCACCCAATCGAAGGGACGCTTAAATGTAGAAAATGTGGATATGAGAAAGTGAAGGATGCAGCTCCAGACCTTTTGAGCACATCATCAAGGGAAGAAAGAGAGGTCACTGTCCTTGAAGGTGATACTGATATCGGACTTCCTACAACAACTGCAAGATGCGAAGAATGTGGAAACAATACTGCATACTGGTGGCTAAGACAATTAAGGTCCGCCGATGAGTCGGAAACACGGTTTTTCAAATGTATCAAGTGCAGCTACACATGGCGTGAATACGACTAA